From the genome of Brienomyrus brachyistius isolate T26 chromosome 8, BBRACH_0.4, whole genome shotgun sequence, one region includes:
- the si:dkey-150i13.2 gene encoding mitochondrial carnitine/acylcarnitine carrier protein isoform X2, translated as MGETEPRRRTSPLKNLAAGGVGGACLLLAGHPLDTIKGLLGLYKGMAAPLAGVTPMMAISFFGFSLGKQLQQPDPYTPLTHSQIYLAGMLAGTFTTVIVAPGERIKCLLQVQSTAGKRKYTGPVDCVIQLFKERGIRSVYKGTMLTLIRDVPSTGLYFLTYEYLKKFLTPEGRSVNELSTPQILLAGGVAGIFNWLVALPPDVLKSNFQTATDGQYRGLRDVLRKLIQEEGASALYKGFNAVMLRAFPANAACFLGYEVAMKFLNWAAPDW; from the exons ATGGGAGAAACGGAGCCGAGAAGGCGGACATCTCCGCTGAAGAACCTGGCGGCCGGCGGGGTCGGCGGAGCCTGTCTACTGCTAGCGGGACACCCGCTAGACACGATTAAG GGGCTTCTGGGCCTCTACAAGGGCATGGCAGCCCCCCTGGCTGGTGTGACCCCCATGATGGCCATCAGCTTTTTTGGCTTCAGCCTCGGgaagcagctgcagcagccaGACCCCTACACTCCTCTCAC GCATTCCCAGATATACCTAGCTGGGATGTTGGCCGGCACCTTCACGACTGTTATTGTGGCTCCGGGGGAGAGAATCAAGTGTTTACTGCAG GTACAGTCAACAGCAGGGAAGCGGAAGTATACTGGCCCAGTAGACTGTGTGATTCAGCTTTTTAAGGAACGCGGCATTCGCAGTGTCTACAAGGGAACCATGCTCACACTTATCAGAG ATGTGCCTTCCACTGGTTTGTACTTCCTGACTTACGAGTACTTGAAGAAATTCCTGACTCCTGAAGGCCGAAG TGTGAATGAGCTGAGCACACCACAAATCCTTTTGGCCGGTGGTGTGGCAGGAAttttcaactggctggttgctCTTCCACCAGATGTGCTAAAGTCCAACTTCCAAACAG CTACAGATGGTCAATACAGGGGTCTGCGAGATGTTCTCCGGAAGCTGATTCAAGAGGAGGGTGCATCTGCGCTCTATAAAGGCTTCAACGCTGTGATGCTGAGAGCTTTCCCTGCCAATGCG GCATGTTTTCTGGGTTATGAAGTGGCCATGAAGTTCTTGAACTGGGCAGCTCCAGACTGGTAG
- the si:dkey-150i13.2 gene encoding mitochondrial carnitine/acylcarnitine carrier protein isoform X1 codes for MGETEPRRRTSPLKNLAAGGVGGACLLLAGHPLDTIKVCLQTQPRGTCSQNVMYRGTYDCFIKTVSREGLLGLYKGMAAPLAGVTPMMAISFFGFSLGKQLQQPDPYTPLTHSQIYLAGMLAGTFTTVIVAPGERIKCLLQVQSTAGKRKYTGPVDCVIQLFKERGIRSVYKGTMLTLIRDVPSTGLYFLTYEYLKKFLTPEGRSVNELSTPQILLAGGVAGIFNWLVALPPDVLKSNFQTATDGQYRGLRDVLRKLIQEEGASALYKGFNAVMLRAFPANAACFLGYEVAMKFLNWAAPDW; via the exons ATGGGAGAAACGGAGCCGAGAAGGCGGACATCTCCGCTGAAGAACCTGGCGGCCGGCGGGGTCGGCGGAGCCTGTCTACTGCTAGCGGGACACCCGCTAGACACGATTAAG GTCTGTCTACAGACCCAACCCAGAGGGACCTGCAGCCAGAATGTCATGTATAGAGGAACATATGACTGCTTTATTAAGACGGTGTCCAGAGAG GGGCTTCTGGGCCTCTACAAGGGCATGGCAGCCCCCCTGGCTGGTGTGACCCCCATGATGGCCATCAGCTTTTTTGGCTTCAGCCTCGGgaagcagctgcagcagccaGACCCCTACACTCCTCTCAC GCATTCCCAGATATACCTAGCTGGGATGTTGGCCGGCACCTTCACGACTGTTATTGTGGCTCCGGGGGAGAGAATCAAGTGTTTACTGCAG GTACAGTCAACAGCAGGGAAGCGGAAGTATACTGGCCCAGTAGACTGTGTGATTCAGCTTTTTAAGGAACGCGGCATTCGCAGTGTCTACAAGGGAACCATGCTCACACTTATCAGAG ATGTGCCTTCCACTGGTTTGTACTTCCTGACTTACGAGTACTTGAAGAAATTCCTGACTCCTGAAGGCCGAAG TGTGAATGAGCTGAGCACACCACAAATCCTTTTGGCCGGTGGTGTGGCAGGAAttttcaactggctggttgctCTTCCACCAGATGTGCTAAAGTCCAACTTCCAAACAG CTACAGATGGTCAATACAGGGGTCTGCGAGATGTTCTCCGGAAGCTGATTCAAGAGGAGGGTGCATCTGCGCTCTATAAAGGCTTCAACGCTGTGATGCTGAGAGCTTTCCCTGCCAATGCG GCATGTTTTCTGGGTTATGAAGTGGCCATGAAGTTCTTGAACTGGGCAGCTCCAGACTGGTAG